One Manduca sexta isolate Smith_Timp_Sample1 chromosome 28, JHU_Msex_v1.0, whole genome shotgun sequence DNA window includes the following coding sequences:
- the LOC115445094 gene encoding eukaryotic translation initiation factor 2A, which produces MSAIPHIAGLTNKTIFLIEHKEPYGEKILRDETTANVRGIVFSPKGTYFAYRTDRKAEIIGCAEWSVTATIDGNIKEMAFSPLDNYFMVWEMYAITKDNPEGKPNLRIYKSANGQLVGSFVQKNQLLWEPKWSSDEKLFAIQMNNRVLIYEDGKLDNYVQSINADKLKSFSLAPSAAPNYYFSVFTLGKQGQPSFWRVFKYPQFNVNEALVSRSSFQADKASFQWNRRGTNLFALTQTDVDKTGGSYYGRQSLSYGDIKGNSGMVSFSKEGPIHAISWNPANWSEWVAVYGHAPAKATVFNVKCEPLFEFGTGAWNSIYFAPEGTYVLLGGFGNIATGHIEVWDMRGYKKVGSCSAPDTTSLQWDPRGETFLTASTYPRLTVGNGYKIWHYTGALMHKRECQEKENLLAIMWQPGSYAKSDLAKSAPKPIEDSTPKPVGAYRPPGARNKPSTFTLHEHEKPHKPGESPSAAPSKQAIKQKEKREARKARKAEEKARGDATPEPPLATSPKPQFVSTGDPDKDKKIKNLNKKLSDIEKLKQQKAAGKQLELNQLAKIQNEQALQKELDQLRL; this is translated from the exons ATGAGTGCCATACCCCATATCGCCG GTTTGaccaataaaactatatttttaattgagcATAAGGAGCCATATGGAGAAAAGATTCTCCGAGATGAAACCACTGCAAATGTTCGTGGCATCGTTTTTAGTCCAAAAGGCACTTACTTCGCGTATAGAACAGACAGAAA GGCCGAGATCATAGGATGTGCAGAATGGTCAGTAACAGCTACTATAGATGGCAACATAAAGGAAATGGCTTTTTCACCTCTCgacaattattttatggtttgGGAAATGTATGCCATTACGAAAGATAATCCAGAG gGTAAACCAAACCTGCGGATATACAAGTCAGCTAATGGTCAACTTGTTGGATCATTTGtgcaaaaaaatcagctttTGTG GGAACCAAAATGGTCTTCAGATGAAAAGCTATTTGCTATTCAAATGAATAACAGAGTGTTAATATATGAAGATGGGAAATTGGATAATTATGTGCAATCTATCAATGCAGATAAGTTGAAGTCATTCAGCTTGGCACCAAGTGCAGCACCTAATTATTACTTCTCAGTGTTCACATTAg GTAAGCAAGGGCAGCCATCTTTCTGGCGTGTGTTTAAATACCCTCAGTTCAATGTGAACGAAGCTCTGGTGAGCCGCTCGTCGTTTCAGGCAGACAAAGCCTCCTTCCAATGGAACAGAAGAGGCACTAACCTATTTGCTTTGACGCAAactgat GTGGATAAAACTGGCGGATCTTACTATGGCCGACAGTCTCTTTCTTATGGTGATATAAAAGGGAATTCAGGAATGGTATCATTTA gcAAAGAAGGCCCGATCCACGCAATATCATGGAACCCGGCTAACTGGAGCGAGTGGGTGGCGGTGTACGGGCACGCGCCCGCGAAGGCCACAGTGTTTAACGTTAAGTGCGAGCCGCTTTTCGAATTCGGCACCGGCGCGTGGAACTCCATCTACTTCGCGCCTGAAGGAACTT ATGTGTTGCTCGGTGGCTTCGGTAACATAGCGACAGGGCACATCGAAGTATGGGACATGCGCGGGTATAAGAAGGTGGGCTCTTGTTCGGCACCCGATACCACGAGTCTGCAGTGGGACCCGCGCGGAGAGACCTTCCTCACGGCCTCCACGTACCCTAGGCTCACTGTTGGCAATGG aTACAAAATCTGGCACTACACAGGTGCTTTGATGCACAAAAGAGAGTGTCAAGAAAAAGAGAACCTTCTAGCCATAATGTGGCAACCAGGATCGTATGCGAAAAGTGATCTAGCTAAATCAGCGCCTAAGCCGATTGAAGATTCTACGCCCAAGCCAGTTGGGGCTTATCGACCACCTGGCGCTAGAAATAAGCCGTCTACATTTACTTTACATGAGCATGAAAAGCCACACAAACCCGGCGAATCGCCTAGTG cgGCACCATCGAAACAAGCCATCAAACAGAAAGAGAAGCGCGAAGCTCGCAAAGCGCGCAAGGCCGAGGAGAAGGCGCGCGGTGACGCCACACCCGAGCCGCCGCTCGCAACGTCACCTAAACCACAGTTTGTCTCCACCGGGGACCCCGACAAagacaagaaaattaaaaatcttaataag AAATTAAGTGAC
- the LOC115445099 gene encoding armadillo repeat-containing protein 7, with product MFSTQTQLKRRTPQNGTNREEYLSLLVDEYLNTSSYEAKCQVLANLANFAYDPINYSFIREVGVLDIFVHVLKKETSTKLLRFAIAGICNLCIDPLNAEYILTYLGLKYIIALLNSSDTTILADTITTLLYVYNEHTKPEIITPDVIKVLQQLKDTEDPRLSNLATIFLQDVSQIN from the exons ATGTTCAGTACTCAGACTCAGTTGAAGAGACGTACTCCACAAAATGGGACAAATCGCGAAGAATATCTGTCGTTATTAGTGGACGAATATTTGAACACTTCTTCGTATG AAGCGAAGTGCCAAGTGCTAGCTAACTTGGCGAATTTCGCGTACGATCCTATAAACTATAGCTTTATCAGGGAAGTTGGCGTTTTGGACATCTTTGTAcatgttttaaaaaaggaaacaagCACTAAGTTGCTGCGATTTGCTATTGCGGGAATATGCAATTTGTGTATTG ATCCATTGAATGCTGAATACATATTAACATATCTGGgcttgaaatatattattgccTTGCTGAATTCAAGTGATACAACTATATTAGCAGACACCATTACTACACTTCTCTATGTATATAATGAACACACAAAGCCAGAAATAATTACTCCAGATGTGATTAAAGTGTTACAACAATTAAAAGACACTGAAGATCCCAGACTGTCTAACTTGGCAACTATATTTCTACAAGATGTCTCCCAaataaactag
- the LOC115445100 gene encoding follicle cell protein 3C-1 has protein sequence MKGIRGWALLAACLWLLTLAEGRRKLKRHDLEDYKSAEDVENGEDYDEVEPCQCGVFMSQQVGIKEGRRSKPRGPPQGEPVVTYDTDAPSLPCGSRGFKSCISTCLDVILQYLPKAGPVICGAVERDVYRERAFLFIKNCGGDWTATSFSAGKEFCCVNGKHEKC, from the exons ATGAAGGGCATTCGAGGATGGGCGCTTTTAGCTGCGTGTCTATGGCTGCTGACGCTGGCTGAAGGTCGGCGGAAATTAAAAAGGCATGACTTGGAGGACTATAAGTCCGCTGAGGATGTTGAAAACGGTGAAGACTACGATGag GTAGAACCATGCCAGTGTGGTGTCTTTATGTCCCAGCAAGTTGGTATTAAAGAAGGTCGCCGTAGTAAACCTCGAGGACCACCGCAGGGCGAGCCTGTGGTCACATACGACACCGACGCCCCAAGCCTTCCCTGCGGCAGTAGAGGATTCAAGAGCTGTATCAGTACATGCCTTGATGTG ATTTTGCAGTACCTTCCTAAAGCGGGGCCAGTGATTTGCGGTGCGGTAGAGCGCGACGTGTATCGAGAGAGGGCGTTTCTATTCATCAAGAACTGTGGCGGCGACTGGACGGCGACCAGCTTTTCTGCCGGCAAGGAGTTTTGCTGCGTTAACGGCAAACACGAAAAATGCTGA